DNA from Leptospira mayottensis 200901116:
TCTGGAAAACAAACGTTATCCGGATAAGACAGACGGAATCATTCTTTATCAATCCATTCGTCCTGGAAGAGAAATCGAAGCAGGAAGCAAGATCGTTCTAACCGTAAACACGGGACTTGATCGTTTGATCGTTCCTGATGTAAGAGGTCAGTCCATTGATTCTGCAAAAGCGAATCTTCAGAAAGTTCTTTCAGGAGAAACATATGTCGAAATGCAAATCGGGGGAATCACTTACATCGAACCACAAGCAGATCAACTTCCGAATACGATCATTGATCAAATTCCGGAACCGGGGAAGAATACTTCCGCAAGAGAAAAAGTGTTCTTACTTGTAACCAAGGCTCCGTCCAAAACTAAAGAGGAATTTTCTCCTGTTTCTTTCCAAGGTACTTCCTTTCCGCTCGTTCAAAAGAGTTTAATTCGTTCGGGAATCAAAAGTAGAGTGGAAGAAATCGTAAATACCCGGGTTCGCTCGGAAAACGGACTTGTTCAATCGGCAAGATTAGAAGGGGACGAGGTTCGTTTTAAAGTTTATTACTTCGAACCCGAACTTGCAATTGAAAGTGGTTACGAAATGTTCTCTTACGAAGTCGGAGATGACGGAGACTACAAAGCAGTTATCAAGGCTCCCAATCAGGAAGAGCCAGATGTGTTGACTCTTCCGATCGCTCTTAAAGACGGCGAAAAATTTCAAACCGTATTTTATCGGAAGGGAAACATAAAACTAACTCTTCTGGATGCGTCTGATGCAAAAGTAAAATCCAAATCCTACGAGAACGAGCTTTGAAAATTTCCGCATCCATTTTAGCGACAAAGCTGACTGAGCTAGGAGAAACCGTTCCTCACTACGATCCGAATGCGATTGATCTGATGCATATGGACGTGATGGACGGAAACTTTGTTCCTCAGATCAGTTTTGGAGAAGCACTCAGCAAAGAAGTGAAGGCCCTCACATCCATTCCGTTGGACGTACATCTGATGGTTTCCAAACCGGAAAATCACGTTTCTAAATATTATGAACTGAATCCCTATTGCATCACATTTCACATTGAAACCACCGACTTTCCAGTGCGACTTGCTCAAGAAATTAAAAGTCACGGAACAAAAGTGGGAGTTTCACTAAATCCGGGGACTTCCGTTTCCACTCTAGAAAACGTCCTTCCTTATGTGGATCTGATTCTTTTGATGACGGTCGAACCAGGTTTTTACGGACAAAAGTTCATCGCAAATGGAATGGAAAAAATCCGGAAAGCGAAAGAGTTAATCCATATCAGACCGATCGAACTTGAGGTGGACGGGGGAGTCAACGATACAAATATCCAGGAGTTAAAGAGAAATGGAGTGGATATCGTAGTCGTCGGAGCTGGACTTTATAAGACAGGAAAACCCATGGATAATGCGAGAAATCTAAAGTCCTTAGCAAAGGGGTAAAAAATGATTGGTGAGAAGTACCGATTCATTCGATCGAAAATTCTATAATCATAGAAGAAATCTTTTAAAAATCATATCTTTGTTTACGTCTTTTGCGTTTTCATTCTGGGTTATATTTGAATTCGTTTCATCTTGATTCTTTTAGGATGTTTTCTTGACAGAGGGACATATTGTCCAATATTGGTAAAAATTATGCATTCTTTTTTCGGATGTCAATGATTCGAAACAATAGAATGGCTTAAAAGGAAAACATCCCTTGGTAAAGCTTAGATTACAAAGAACTGGAACTAAACACGATCCTCATTATAGAATTGTTGCAGCTGACAGCAGAGCACCTAGAGACGGAAAATTTGCAGATATCGTAGGTCATTACCACCCGGCTCAAATTAAAGAACAAACTACCTTCCATAAGGAAAAAATCCTTACTTGGCTGAAAAATGGGGCTCAACCGACCGGAACCGTTCTGAACTTATTTAAGAACGCAGGAATCTGGGCGGAATATAAAACCGCTCTTAAAAAGTAATGGAAGAATTACTGAAGTACATTGTTGCTTCTCTCGTTGAATT
Protein-coding regions in this window:
- the rpsP gene encoding 30S ribosomal protein S16 is translated as MVKLRLQRTGTKHDPHYRIVAADSRAPRDGKFADIVGHYHPAQIKEQTTFHKEKILTWLKNGAQPTGTVLNLFKNAGIWAEYKTALKK
- the rpe gene encoding ribulose-phosphate 3-epimerase, with the translated sequence MKISASILATKLTELGETVPHYDPNAIDLMHMDVMDGNFVPQISFGEALSKEVKALTSIPLDVHLMVSKPENHVSKYYELNPYCITFHIETTDFPVRLAQEIKSHGTKVGVSLNPGTSVSTLENVLPYVDLILLMTVEPGFYGQKFIANGMEKIRKAKELIHIRPIELEVDGGVNDTNIQELKRNGVDIVVVGAGLYKTGKPMDNARNLKSLAKG
- a CDS encoding PASTA domain-containing protein, translated to MNQEQIKEKYLPIGGYILFLAVGLLLFFSAAFLIVFIRTKNTAKIIVPDLIGKSYPEVHNELGRLQLKVRLENKRYPDKTDGIILYQSIRPGREIEAGSKIVLTVNTGLDRLIVPDVRGQSIDSAKANLQKVLSGETYVEMQIGGITYIEPQADQLPNTIIDQIPEPGKNTSAREKVFLLVTKAPSKTKEEFSPVSFQGTSFPLVQKSLIRSGIKSRVEEIVNTRVRSENGLVQSARLEGDEVRFKVYYFEPELAIESGYEMFSYEVGDDGDYKAVIKAPNQEEPDVLTLPIALKDGEKFQTVFYRKGNIKLTLLDASDAKVKSKSYENEL